A region of Saccharococcus thermophilus DNA encodes the following proteins:
- a CDS encoding spore maturation protein: protein MAFIQILSTWLIPITVAFILLYGTVKKVPTYEAFVEGGKEGIQIAFSLIPYLVGMLVSIAIFRASGALDYMMNGIKPLADAIGLPAEVVPLAMIRTISGTAALGMTTDLIATYGPDSFIGRLASTIQGSTETTLYVLTVYFGAVGIKKMGDALKVGILADILSFIVSFFIVLLVFGQ from the coding sequence ATGGCGTTTATTCAAATTCTTTCTACTTGGCTGATTCCAATAACGGTGGCATTTATTCTTTTATATGGAACGGTAAAAAAAGTGCCAACTTACGAAGCGTTCGTCGAAGGCGGAAAAGAAGGGATACAAATCGCGTTTTCACTTATCCCATATTTAGTCGGCATGCTTGTTTCGATTGCCATTTTCCGTGCGTCCGGAGCGCTCGATTATATGATGAACGGAATAAAGCCGCTTGCCGACGCGATCGGTCTTCCGGCTGAGGTAGTGCCGCTAGCGATGATCCGCACCATTTCCGGCACCGCCGCGCTTGGGATGACAACCGATTTAATTGCTACATATGGACCTGATTCGTTTATCGGCCGATTAGCCTCTACGATCCAAGGGAGTACAGAAACGACGCTGTATGTGTTAACTGTGTATTTCGGCGCCGTTGGGATTAAAAAGATGGGAGATGCATTGAAAGTCGGAATTTTAGCTGATATTCTCAGTTTTATCGTTTCTTTTTTTATCGTATTGCTTGTCTTTGGCCAATAA
- a CDS encoding nucleoside recognition domain-containing protein, whose translation MVNFIWVLMALVGIIFAMFHGTMNMVNEAIFKSAKEAVTISIGMISILVFWLGLMRIAEEAGLLERLARFCKPFVRRLFPEVPPNHPALGYIVSNMIANMFGLGNAATPMGIKAMEELKKLNGHKDEASRSMVTFLAINTSSITLIPATVISIRMTYGSVSPGEIIGTTLVASTISTIGAVLIDRYYYWKHTRKGGKR comes from the coding sequence ATGGTTAATTTCATTTGGGTGTTGATGGCGCTTGTCGGCATTATATTTGCGATGTTTCACGGCACGATGAATATGGTCAATGAAGCCATTTTTAAAAGCGCCAAAGAAGCAGTCACGATCAGCATCGGCATGATCAGCATCTTGGTGTTTTGGCTTGGCTTGATGAGAATCGCTGAAGAAGCAGGTCTGCTAGAAAGATTGGCGCGTTTTTGCAAGCCATTCGTCCGCCGCCTTTTTCCAGAAGTGCCGCCTAACCATCCTGCGCTCGGCTATATCGTTTCCAACATGATTGCCAATATGTTTGGCCTCGGCAATGCCGCCACGCCAATGGGAATTAAGGCGATGGAAGAATTAAAAAAACTCAACGGCCATAAAGATGAAGCAAGCCGCTCCATGGTGACGTTTTTGGCGATAAATACATCAAGCATCACCCTAATTCCAGCGACGGTCATTTCGATCCGCATGACATACGGTTCGGTATCGCCGGGAGAAATTATCGGCACGACGCTTGTCGCTTCGACGATTTCAACTATCGGTGCCGTGCTGATTGATCGTTATTATTATTGGAAACATACGCGGAAGGGCGGGAAGCGGTAA
- a CDS encoding D-alanyl-D-alanine carboxypeptidase family protein, which yields MKIRKQIALFIAAVMMLFSCIPDRAKAMSEVSAQSAILMEQHSGRILFEKDAHTKRRIASITKIMTAILAIESGKMDDMVTVSARAVHTDGSSIYLREGEKIKLRDLVYGLMLRSGNDAAVAIAEHVGGSVEGFVFLMNQKAAEIGMRDTHFANPHGLDDAENHYSTAYDMALLMQYAMRNKEFRKIAGTKVYRAPNPGEEWDRVWRNKNKLLTNLYEYCTGGKTGYTKRAKRTLVTTASKGGLDLIAVTLNAPDDWNDHIAMYEYGFTHYMIAKVDRDRMVKKIRDSFYRKNIEAIRDLRYPVTEDEIKELHVKIYLLRPKKEWNNDKSSIPAIVGKAVLYLGDQAVDEVPLLYKKSISKETDHSIWHVFHFLGVGNDG from the coding sequence ATGAAGATACGGAAACAAATTGCACTGTTCATCGCTGCGGTGATGATGCTTTTTTCATGTATTCCGGATCGAGCAAAAGCAATGAGCGAAGTCAGCGCGCAAAGCGCGATTTTGATGGAGCAACATTCTGGGCGCATATTATTTGAAAAAGATGCGCATACGAAGCGGCGCATTGCCAGCATTACAAAAATTATGACGGCGATTTTAGCAATTGAATCAGGAAAAATGGATGACATGGTAACGGTAAGCGCCCGTGCCGTACATACGGATGGGTCATCTATTTATTTGCGCGAAGGGGAAAAAATAAAGCTTCGCGATCTTGTTTATGGGTTGATGCTGCGCTCGGGAAATGACGCGGCTGTGGCGATTGCCGAGCACGTTGGCGGCAGTGTAGAAGGATTTGTTTTTTTAATGAATCAAAAAGCGGCGGAAATCGGTATGCGCGATACTCATTTTGCCAATCCACACGGATTGGATGATGCGGAAAACCATTATTCTACTGCTTATGACATGGCGCTTCTTATGCAATATGCGATGAGAAATAAAGAGTTTCGAAAAATCGCGGGAACGAAAGTATATCGCGCGCCTAATCCAGGAGAGGAATGGGATCGGGTGTGGCGGAATAAAAATAAGCTGCTTACGAATTTGTATGAGTATTGTACAGGAGGGAAAACCGGTTATACAAAACGAGCAAAACGAACGCTTGTAACAACAGCTTCCAAGGGCGGTTTAGATTTAATTGCGGTAACATTGAATGCGCCGGATGATTGGAATGACCATATTGCCATGTACGAATATGGTTTTACCCATTATATGATCGCAAAAGTAGATCGAGATCGAATGGTGAAAAAAATTCGTGATTCCTTTTACCGTAAAAACATTGAAGCAATCCGTGACTTACGATATCCTGTGACGGAAGACGAAATAAAAGAACTGCACGTAAAAATTTATCTTCTGCGTCCAAAAAAGGAATGGAACAATGACAAAAGCAGCATCCCAGCGATCGTTGGGAAAGCGGTGCTATATTTAGGGGATCAAGCGGTGGATGAAGTTCCGCTTTTGTATAAAAAGAGTATAAGCAAGGAAACGGACCATTCTATTTGGCATGTATTTCATTTTCTAGGTGTGGGGAACGATGGTTAA
- a CDS encoding superoxide dismutase, with protein MNDQELLQQNDQELFQQYVKEVREWGKQVEQILLQRGEGSDDCHVDSLFSYIENHGDEWTEDAIYELQRMVDEVYERALALQQNGQSAREQEGSETEERHQESGGQEGSETEERQQTYVAAGGHVLPPLPYRYDALEPHISKDIMQLHHTKHHQSYVDGLNKAEKMMKKARETNDYELLKHWEREAAFHGSGHYLHTIFWNNMHPEGGGEPHGELLEQIKRDFGSFEKFKRQFTEAAKSVEGVGWALLVWSPRAHRLEILQTEKHQLMTQWDTIPLLVLDVWEHAYYLQYKNDRAAYINSWWNVVNWRNVEERFAQARKLRWKPF; from the coding sequence ATGAATGATCAAGAACTGCTTCAACAAAATGACCAAGAACTATTTCAACAATATGTAAAGGAAGTAAGAGAATGGGGAAAACAAGTGGAACAAATTTTGCTGCAGCGGGGAGAGGGCAGCGACGATTGCCACGTTGATTCATTGTTTTCCTACATCGAAAACCATGGCGACGAATGGACGGAAGACGCCATTTATGAACTTCAGCGCATGGTGGATGAAGTATATGAAAGGGCGCTAGCGCTTCAGCAAAATGGACAGTCGGCCAGAGAACAGGAGGGAAGCGAGACAGAAGAAAGACACCAAGAGTCCGGCGGACAGGAGGGAAGTGAAACAGAAGAAAGACAACAAACGTATGTGGCAGCAGGCGGACATGTTCTGCCTCCGCTTCCGTATCGTTACGATGCGCTTGAGCCGCATATTTCCAAAGACATTATGCAGCTGCATCATACCAAGCATCACCAAAGCTATGTAGATGGATTAAATAAAGCGGAAAAAATGATGAAAAAAGCGCGCGAAACGAATGACTATGAACTGTTGAAGCATTGGGAGCGGGAGGCGGCGTTCCACGGTTCCGGACATTATTTGCACACGATCTTTTGGAATAATATGCATCCGGAAGGCGGGGGAGAGCCGCATGGGGAGCTGTTAGAACAAATCAAGCGGGATTTTGGCAGCTTTGAAAAATTTAAGCGGCAATTTACAGAAGCGGCAAAAAGCGTGGAAGGCGTTGGCTGGGCGCTGCTTGTTTGGTCGCCGCGGGCGCATCGCTTAGAAATTTTACAGACAGAAAAGCATCAGCTGATGACGCAATGGGATACGATTCCGCTTTTAGTGCTGGACGTGTGGGAACATGCTTATTATTTACAATATAAAAACGACCGTGCTGCATATATTAATAGCTGGTGGAATGTCGTCAACTGGCGCAATGTGGAAGAACGGTTTGCGCAGGCGCGCAAGTTGCGTTGGAAGCCATTTTAA
- a CDS encoding DUF2935 domain-containing protein translates to MNKTLEQEALWETCFWMQILGDHNRFILQALSEKEKTEIDQAKRFIHVFDELLEEARRPPAGSWTALIQRGKEAGEQLRAFKLHLLKRLLTEKISFSLPPTFLNHMVNELEEWLRLAGYYVQGKRPPSVHPLHHDLLWLLDAAGHAGAIHDRLDHVEKDLKQQSHTFTKEWEDFYLKAVEMAGYLRTNVYDFPALHRFHRDIQLEMVIFQCFLTHISHPNKVKTKDFLFSFSE, encoded by the coding sequence GTGAACAAAACATTGGAACAAGAAGCATTATGGGAAACGTGTTTTTGGATGCAAATTCTTGGCGACCATAACCGATTTATTCTTCAAGCTTTATCGGAAAAAGAAAAGACGGAAATAGATCAGGCGAAACGATTCATTCATGTATTTGATGAACTGTTGGAAGAAGCGCGCCGACCGCCAGCAGGATCTTGGACTGCGCTTATTCAACGCGGAAAAGAGGCAGGGGAACAGCTGCGGGCATTTAAACTTCATTTGTTGAAACGGCTTTTGACAGAAAAAATCAGCTTTTCCCTTCCTCCTACTTTTCTCAACCATATGGTAAATGAATTAGAAGAATGGCTGCGGCTTGCTGGCTATTACGTTCAAGGAAAACGGCCTCCTAGCGTCCACCCGCTTCACCATGATTTGTTATGGCTTCTCGACGCGGCTGGCCACGCCGGCGCGATCCACGACCGCCTCGATCATGTGGAAAAGGATTTGAAACAGCAAAGCCATACGTTTACAAAAGAATGGGAAGATTTTTATTTAAAAGCGGTTGAAATGGCAGGATATTTACGGACAAACGTATACGATTTTCCTGCTTTACATCGCTTTCACCGCGATATTCAATTGGAAATGGTTATTTTCCAATGCTTTCTGACTCACATTTCGCACCCTAACAAGGTCAAAACAAAGGATTTTTTATTTAGTTTTTCAGAATAA
- a CDS encoding IS1634 family transposase yields the protein MNVQVKKVYRNSYLNIISALFKKLGLPQLIDHLVPVDPQCQTRVSDAVQAILYNVFDGRQALVHLEHWAQEVDCEKLIRPDLHPSWLNDDALARHLDRLYEAGIHNVISTCLIHIYRKEGLSLRAFHADTTDKTVYGAYESASLEALQITHGYNRHHRWQKQIGFGLVGNEDGIPFYGDVHDGNLPDKTWNPEVLSRVHEQLKQAKIEDEWIYVADSAAMTKETLAQTKAANAFLITRGPSSLRIVKTALAEADAEDTTWSDPFTLAERNGATYRVWETASTYEGHPVRLIVVESSALDQRKGKTLEKERTKEAELLREEQARWERHPFSCREDAEQALASLKASLRPRFHRVEAAVEEIVRLKKRRGRPKKGAEPEVETLYFLHLDVEFDQDAWEQARRKASRFVLVTTVPKEWKGQPMDAQEILKLYKGQISVEMNFAFLKDPFFTDEIYVKKPERVAVLGYLFLLALAIYRVFQRRVRQFITPEHPLKGPGGRKLTRPTGQAIFQLFQYVNVVLFKLPDGRIQRSLDRSLTPDQRRILQGLGMDESIYV from the coding sequence ATGAACGTTCAAGTCAAAAAGGTCTATCGCAATTCTTATTTGAATATAATAAGTGCCCTATTCAAGAAACTGGGTCTGCCTCAATTGATTGACCATCTCGTGCCCGTCGATCCGCAGTGCCAAACGCGAGTCAGCGATGCCGTTCAGGCCATCCTCTACAATGTGTTTGACGGCCGGCAAGCCCTTGTTCACTTGGAACATTGGGCTCAGGAGGTCGATTGTGAGAAACTCATCCGTCCCGATCTCCATCCTTCCTGGTTGAACGACGATGCGTTGGCCCGTCATCTCGATCGCCTGTATGAGGCTGGCATTCACAACGTCATCAGCACTTGCTTGATTCATATTTATCGAAAAGAAGGCCTTTCCCTCCGAGCCTTCCACGCCGATACGACGGACAAGACCGTTTACGGCGCGTATGAATCGGCCTCGTTAGAGGCCTTACAAATCACACATGGCTACAACCGCCATCATCGTTGGCAAAAACAGATCGGTTTCGGACTGGTCGGCAACGAGGACGGCATCCCGTTTTACGGCGATGTGCACGATGGCAACCTGCCCGATAAAACATGGAATCCCGAGGTGCTGTCTCGTGTCCATGAACAGCTGAAGCAGGCCAAAATCGAAGACGAATGGATTTACGTGGCCGATTCCGCCGCGATGACGAAAGAGACCCTGGCGCAAACCAAAGCGGCCAACGCCTTTTTGATCACCAGAGGCCCTTCGTCGCTCCGGATCGTGAAAACCGCGCTGGCCGAAGCGGATGCTGAGGACACGACGTGGAGCGATCCCTTTACGTTGGCGGAGAGAAACGGCGCCACGTACCGGGTATGGGAAACGGCCTCGACGTATGAAGGCCACCCCGTTCGGCTGATCGTTGTTGAATCGAGCGCGCTCGACCAGCGAAAAGGAAAGACGCTTGAAAAAGAACGAACCAAAGAAGCGGAGCTTCTTCGCGAGGAACAAGCCCGTTGGGAGCGTCACCCCTTCTCCTGCCGGGAAGATGCCGAACAAGCCTTGGCGTCCCTCAAGGCGTCCCTTCGCCCCCGGTTTCATCGGGTTGAGGCCGCGGTCGAAGAGATCGTACGCCTGAAAAAACGGCGCGGACGGCCGAAAAAAGGGGCGGAACCCGAGGTGGAGACGCTGTATTTCTTGCACCTTGACGTCGAATTCGACCAAGACGCGTGGGAACAGGCGAGACGGAAAGCGTCCCGGTTTGTCCTTGTCACGACCGTTCCGAAGGAATGGAAGGGCCAACCCATGGATGCCCAAGAGATCTTGAAGCTGTATAAAGGGCAGATCTCGGTGGAAATGAACTTCGCTTTTTTGAAAGATCCGTTTTTCACGGATGAGATTTACGTCAAAAAACCAGAACGGGTCGCAGTATTAGGCTATTTGTTTCTGTTGGCCTTGGCTATTTACCGCGTTTTTCAGCGCCGAGTGCGTCAGTTTATTACTCCAGAACACCCGTTGAAGGGTCCTGGAGGCCGCAAGCTGACCCGGCCGACGGGACAGGCGATTTTTCAGCTGTTTCAATATGTGAACGTCGTCCTGTTCAAGCTGCCGGATGGGCGCATCCAACGCTCACTGGATCGCTCCCTTACCCCTGATCAGCGAAGGATTCTGCAGGGATTGGGCATGGATGAGAGCATCTACGTGTAA